A window of the Bacillota bacterium genome harbors these coding sequences:
- a CDS encoding EpsI family protein — protein sequence MKEYRPNLWIVIVMMLVAWGMVGYARQAENRVITFPIDVNQVPETIAGFRMVEQQELDDLSKQMLTPDAYIVRNYANAAGYPVNVLVIYGHQKNTFHSPGYCLPGGGWAIQKKDVERLSMVAPDGRSFQAEMNRFLLQKGVQKQVVLYCFVEGGRVTPSIFRHNWYLLQDRLLHRPAMGALLRIIVPVADNEEQAAEIARAFARELVPIVQHQLVGKQVETSARRSE from the coding sequence ATGAAAGAGTATCGTCCCAATCTATGGATAGTCATCGTGATGATGCTGGTGGCGTGGGGCATGGTGGGGTATGCCCGCCAGGCAGAGAACCGTGTCATCACATTCCCCATCGATGTGAATCAGGTACCTGAGACCATCGCGGGCTTCCGCATGGTGGAACAGCAGGAGCTGGATGACCTGTCGAAACAGATGTTGACGCCGGATGCCTATATTGTGCGCAACTACGCCAACGCGGCAGGCTATCCGGTGAACGTGCTGGTCATCTACGGGCACCAGAAGAACACCTTCCATTCGCCTGGCTACTGCCTGCCGGGCGGTGGATGGGCGATACAGAAGAAGGATGTGGAACGATTATCGATGGTTGCTCCCGACGGACGGTCGTTCCAGGCGGAGATGAATCGTTTCTTGTTACAGAAGGGTGTGCAGAAACAGGTAGTGCTGTACTGTTTCGTGGAAGGTGGGCGTGTCACGCCCAGTATCTTCCGTCACAACTGGTATCTTTTGCAGGACAGGTTGTTGCATCGCCCGGCGATGGGGGCGTTGCTGCGAATCATCGTGCCCGTTGCCGATAATGAGGAACAGGCAGCGGAGATCGCGCGGGCTTTCGCCCGCGAGCTGGTACCCATCGTACAACATCAGCTGGTCGGGAAGCAAGTGGAAACAAGCGCGCGAAGGAGTGAGTGA
- a CDS encoding oligosaccharide flippase family protein — MLRSLVKDSAVYAVGVIATQLVGFIMIPIYTRVLSPADYGVIETITRLTDVINLLLAMGLAEALLRHYYLAQTEEERRRLIATTFSFNLLVIVVGCTLSLPLAPQLARLAFGHERYSAYVAVWLLASLLHNLAELPLTLWRAEGKPWRFTGISLCRLLTQVTANIILVVVLRWGVWGVAMSNFINAAAWSTLLGIAVRRKYGILLDTSWLRSVLRYGLPLVPATLSQFILHYSDRFFLARYATESELGLYSLAYRFGMLVSISMRVVVTAWYPWVFSTATGSQDTSSIRRAGAMVLVVLAMIAGTLILCTEIVLRLMSAPRFWQASQYVSLIAAGCWFFAAHIPWSVGARLANRTEVVAKAHLLTAGASLLGYAWFIPRYGAWGAAIMTLLSFVCLSLTCLVWSEKTMPVRQDIHAISFAILLLIASACGDALLRMQGDPSTGIRLVATAAIFLATVAYINDRLSERIFERMCVRLWHRLRSNLQSRMNNGSTKK, encoded by the coding sequence ATGCTAAGGTCCCTGGTTAAAGACTCCGCCGTCTACGCGGTTGGAGTAATTGCCACCCAGCTGGTAGGCTTCATTATGATACCGATATACACGCGGGTATTATCGCCTGCGGACTACGGTGTCATCGAAACAATTACCCGTCTTACGGACGTCATCAACCTTCTTCTGGCAATGGGGTTGGCAGAAGCATTACTGCGTCATTACTACCTTGCTCAAACCGAGGAAGAACGCCGCCGTTTGATTGCCACCACCTTTTCGTTCAACCTGCTGGTTATTGTGGTCGGCTGCACGCTGAGCTTGCCCCTGGCTCCCCAGCTCGCACGCCTCGCCTTTGGACACGAGCGGTACTCTGCCTACGTGGCGGTCTGGCTGCTCGCATCGTTGTTGCATAACCTGGCGGAGCTGCCTCTGACACTGTGGCGTGCCGAAGGTAAGCCATGGCGTTTTACAGGCATCTCCCTGTGCAGACTCCTGACTCAGGTGACCGCAAACATTATCCTCGTGGTGGTGCTCCGCTGGGGCGTGTGGGGCGTGGCGATGAGCAACTTCATCAATGCGGCAGCCTGGTCTACCTTGCTAGGCATCGCCGTGCGCAGAAAATACGGAATCCTGCTGGACACCTCATGGTTGCGTTCGGTATTGAGGTACGGTCTGCCGCTGGTCCCGGCTACACTCTCTCAATTCATTCTGCACTACAGCGATCGCTTCTTTCTCGCCCGCTATGCGACTGAAAGCGAACTGGGGTTGTACTCTCTGGCATACCGTTTCGGCATGCTGGTCAGTATCTCCATGCGCGTAGTAGTAACAGCGTGGTATCCCTGGGTGTTTTCCACAGCAACGGGCAGTCAGGACACGTCATCCATCCGACGCGCCGGGGCGATGGTGCTTGTGGTGCTCGCGATGATTGCCGGAACCCTTATCCTCTGCACGGAAATCGTGCTGAGGCTGATGTCCGCTCCCCGCTTCTGGCAAGCAAGTCAGTATGTTTCGCTCATCGCTGCCGGATGCTGGTTCTTTGCCGCCCACATCCCCTGGAGCGTCGGCGCGCGTCTAGCCAACCGGACTGAAGTGGTAGCAAAGGCACATCTTCTCACTGCAGGGGCAAGCTTGCTGGGCTACGCATGGTTCATCCCCCGCTACGGGGCATGGGGAGCCGCCATCATGACCCTCCTTTCCTTCGTCTGTCTCTCCCTGACATGTCTCGTTTGGTCAGAGAAGACCATGCCTGTGCGGCAGGACATACACGCAATATCCTTCGCTATTCTACTCCTGATTGCTTCCGCCTGTGGGGATGCCTTACTGCGTATGCAAGGCGACCCCAGCACAGGTATTCGGCTCGTGGCGACTGCAGCAATCTTTTTGGCAACTGTCGCCTATATCAATGACCGGCTGAGTGAGCGAATCTTCGAGAGAATGTGCGTGCGCCTCTGGCATCGGCTTCGCTCTAACCTGCAATCCCGCATGAACAACGGGAGCACTAAGAAATGA
- a CDS encoding exosortase/archaeosortase family protein — MEVEAVQRQEVPAYTHRLQLALFIVTLLLFIGFFWPSIVFLIDRWSQSDEFSHGFLVPLVSLFILWRKREVIRETPLQACVWGLPVLGLALLMQIASEWASVAFLKALALPMAIGGLAWYLAGTRMMRVALFPYLFLYFAVPWPDFAIELLSVPLQHFSAAASTMLLGVLGVPIERDGVHMWTPRFNVEVAVPCSGIRSMVAILGIAALVGYLTQGRLWAKGAVFLAGIPITMLANVLRIAAIVVMGHYINEKFAMTFFHDYSSPFLFFISALSLLGVKKLMEKVQ, encoded by the coding sequence ATGGAAGTAGAAGCGGTACAAAGGCAAGAGGTGCCGGCATATACCCATCGCTTGCAACTGGCTCTATTCATCGTTACATTACTGCTTTTCATCGGTTTCTTCTGGCCGAGTATTGTCTTTCTCATCGACCGATGGTCACAGAGCGATGAGTTTTCGCATGGCTTTCTGGTACCGCTGGTCAGCCTGTTCATTCTGTGGCGCAAGAGGGAGGTGATTCGTGAGACACCGTTGCAGGCATGTGTGTGGGGGCTGCCAGTGCTGGGGCTTGCCCTGCTGATGCAAATCGCCAGTGAATGGGCATCGGTAGCGTTTTTGAAAGCTCTTGCGCTGCCGATGGCGATAGGTGGGCTGGCGTGGTATCTCGCAGGCACGCGCATGATGCGAGTGGCTTTGTTCCCTTATCTCTTTCTTTACTTCGCGGTGCCCTGGCCTGACTTCGCCATCGAGTTGCTGAGCGTTCCCTTGCAGCACTTCAGCGCTGCGGCATCCACCATGTTGTTGGGCGTACTCGGAGTGCCCATCGAGCGCGACGGAGTGCATATGTGGACGCCGCGCTTTAATGTGGAGGTGGCGGTTCCCTGCAGTGGTATTCGGTCGATGGTAGCCATTCTCGGTATTGCGGCACTGGTGGGGTATTTGACACAGGGCAGGTTGTGGGCGAAGGGTGCAGTGTTTCTGGCAGGTATCCCCATCACGATGCTGGCGAATGTGCTGCGTATCGCAGCCATTGTCGTGATGGGACATTACATCAATGAGAAGTTCGCCATGACCTTTTTCCATGACTATTCGTCGCCGTTTCTGTTTTTTATCTCGGCGTTAAGCCTGCTGGGTGTCAAAAAACTGATGGAGAAGGTACAATGA
- a CDS encoding heparinase II/III family protein: MTGLGIKKTLKKAVYSLQSAWEYGKCTYAIGYSGDTLNRFLSGMSDFHLPAEDARVYALLSSYYLQHRFDVLGSGWVQVKHGMHCRGVEGYRYDKGSHVRADAGAEWLKGRVSPGNLHQSRQIWQLIQGDYTPIDWQLDVKSGYRWDENTWFKLVPVSPAKGADIKVPWELSRMQHLPHLAIACALARRGEAGFEPAEVYAREFRNQVLDFMATNPPRYGVNWYCSMDVAIRVVNWLVAYDLFSACGTVFDDEFKLLLSRGVHEHFWHILHHLEWSPRYRNNHYLANIAGLLFCAAYLPSTPLTDAVLAFAVQELITEVDYQFHADGSNFEASTCYHRLSAEIVMWCTALVLGLPAEKREALSRYDHRLVRRLKPAPMPLYPAGDGEHTHPFPEWYADRVHRMARFTWRITKPNGQVAQIGDNDSGRFIKLQAAWRVMTVKEAKEHTLTLRDFEELPDSAPHIYEDTLDHSHLLGFACGLFGDEAFEPYAKRCPLEWAVSTVLSLYRLPVPVGREEEKARAGKLEVWEAFRKKAEQTPQRKEHRFKTTGGGLRSGLRLCMFADFGVYLFRSSGLYLLVRCGRQKSGQRWGHAHNDQMHIELWMDGRDIIRDPGTYLYGALPEMRNRYRSIHAHFTPAWQGKEPGRLSKRVFEHVDSFHAECLYFGEEGILVRHTGFGFPIHRMITIGDEEVICIDLAEDVSGKSGFDFTYARNRLNFSPGYGVVLDEPAVLEEALL; this comes from the coding sequence ATGACAGGTCTTGGCATCAAAAAGACATTGAAAAAAGCCGTATACTCGCTGCAATCTGCTTGGGAATACGGCAAGTGCACTTATGCCATCGGCTATTCTGGAGACACGTTGAACCGCTTTCTATCCGGAATGTCAGATTTCCATCTGCCTGCAGAGGATGCCAGGGTATACGCTCTTCTCTCCAGCTACTACCTGCAGCACCGTTTCGACGTGCTCGGTTCGGGATGGGTGCAGGTGAAACACGGGATGCACTGCCGGGGTGTGGAGGGATACCGATACGACAAGGGCAGTCACGTCCGCGCAGATGCAGGAGCGGAGTGGCTCAAAGGCAGGGTCTCGCCGGGCAACCTTCATCAGTCTCGTCAAATATGGCAGCTCATTCAGGGAGATTACACACCCATTGACTGGCAACTGGATGTCAAGTCCGGCTACCGTTGGGACGAAAACACGTGGTTCAAACTGGTTCCCGTCTCACCTGCCAAGGGAGCAGACATCAAGGTTCCCTGGGAACTATCGCGGATGCAGCATCTCCCACACCTCGCTATTGCCTGCGCGCTCGCCCGCAGGGGCGAGGCAGGTTTTGAACCAGCCGAAGTTTATGCCCGCGAGTTCCGCAATCAGGTGCTGGACTTCATGGCGACCAACCCTCCGCGATACGGTGTGAACTGGTACTGCTCCATGGACGTGGCGATCCGGGTCGTTAATTGGTTGGTCGCATATGACCTGTTTTCCGCTTGCGGAACCGTGTTTGATGATGAGTTTAAGCTTCTTCTGTCTCGTGGCGTTCATGAGCACTTCTGGCACATTTTGCACCACTTAGAATGGTCACCCCGTTACCGCAACAACCACTATCTGGCGAACATCGCAGGGTTGTTGTTTTGTGCAGCGTATCTGCCGAGCACACCGCTTACCGACGCTGTCCTGGCGTTTGCAGTGCAGGAATTAATCACCGAGGTCGATTACCAGTTTCACGCGGACGGGAGCAATTTCGAGGCATCCACCTGCTACCATCGGCTAAGCGCGGAGATAGTGATGTGGTGTACTGCTCTGGTGCTTGGTCTACCTGCAGAGAAGCGTGAAGCGCTCAGCAGATACGACCATCGGCTTGTTCGGCGACTGAAGCCAGCACCGATGCCGCTCTACCCAGCAGGCGATGGAGAGCATACTCACCCATTCCCGGAGTGGTATGCAGACCGCGTGCATCGGATGGCACGCTTTACGTGGCGCATCACCAAGCCGAATGGTCAGGTGGCGCAGATAGGAGATAACGATAGCGGCAGGTTCATCAAGTTGCAAGCGGCGTGGCGGGTCATGACTGTGAAGGAGGCCAAGGAGCATACTCTCACCTTGCGCGATTTTGAAGAACTCCCCGACAGTGCCCCACATATTTACGAGGACACGCTAGACCACTCCCACCTGCTGGGTTTTGCCTGTGGTCTGTTTGGCGATGAAGCCTTCGAACCGTATGCAAAGCGGTGTCCCTTAGAGTGGGCTGTCTCTACGGTTTTGTCACTTTACCGGCTACCGGTGCCGGTAGGGCGGGAGGAAGAGAAAGCCCGTGCCGGCAAACTAGAGGTCTGGGAAGCCTTTCGGAAAAAAGCGGAACAGACGCCCCAGAGAAAGGAGCACCGCTTCAAAACCACGGGAGGCGGCTTGCGCAGCGGGTTGCGCCTTTGCATGTTTGCGGATTTTGGGGTATATCTCTTCCGGTCATCGGGATTGTATCTTCTCGTCCGCTGCGGCAGGCAAAAGTCCGGTCAGCGGTGGGGACACGCGCACAACGACCAGATGCACATCGAGTTGTGGATGGATGGGCGAGACATCATTCGGGACCCCGGCACGTACCTGTATGGAGCGCTACCGGAGATGAGGAACCGCTACCGTTCCATACATGCTCACTTCACCCCCGCATGGCAGGGTAAGGAGCCGGGTCGTCTTTCGAAACGAGTCTTCGAACACGTGGATTCGTTTCACGCCGAGTGCCTGTACTTCGGGGAGGAAGGCATTCTTGTCAGGCATACAGGCTTCGGGTTTCCGATACATCGCATGATTACGATAGGTGATGAGGAGGTCATTTGTATCGATCTCGCGGAAGATGTTTCGGGGAAAAGCGGGTTTGACTTCACGTACGCCCGGAACCGACTAAACTTTTCGCCGGGCTACGGTGTGGTGCTGGATGAGCCAGCCGTTTTAGAGGAGGCGTTACTGTGA